CGCGAGCCCGAGCTGCTCCCCGTAGCGCGTGAGACGGCGGAGCGTCGCCGGCGGCGCACCGCCCACGATGCCCCCGACGCGGACCGCGGCCCGGATGAGGGCCCCGGTCTTGCGGGCGTGGATGCCGCGCACGGTGGCGAGCGTCGGCGAGGTGCCTTCGGCGGCGAGATCGAGGGCCTGACCGCCGACCATGCCGAGCTCGCCCGCCGCCCGCGCCGCCTCGTCGATCGCCGCGAGGGTCCGTTTCGGCGCCACGCCACGCGCGCGCGCCATGACGCCGAAGGCCTCGGTCAGGAGCGCATCGCCGACCAGGATCGCCGTGCCCTCGCCGTACACGGCATGGCTGGTCGGGCGCCCGCGGCGCAGATCGTCGTCGTCCATGGCCGGCAGATCGTCGTGCACGAGCGAGTAGGTGTGGATCAGCTCGAGGGCGCACGCGAACGGCATGGTCGTGCGGGGCGCGGCGCCGACGACCTCGCCCGCCGCGAGGGTGAGGATCGGGCGCACGCGCTTGCCCCCGGCCAGCAGGCTGTAGCGGATCGCCTGGCGGAGCGTCGCGCGCGTCGCCGGGAAGGCGCGAGCGAGCGCCCGCTCGACGAGTCGGCGGCGCCCGTCGAGGTAGCGGGCGAGGTCCACGTCACTCCTCGTCGTCGAGGGGCCGCAACGTGCGCGTGCCGTCCTCGCGCTCGAGCAGGACCTCGACGCGCTTCTCGATGTCCTCGAGTCGCTTCGAGAGCTCCCTCACCAGCCCCATGCCGCGCTCGAACGCCGCCAGCGAGTCCTCGAGCGGCAGCTCCCCCTGCTCGAGGCGCCGCACGACGGCCTCCAGCTCCGCGAGGGAGTCCTCGAACCGCGGCGTGGCGGATGCGTCCTTGGCCATCTCGTCTCAGCTCTCCGTCGAGTCGATGTGCGCCCGCGCGCGGCCCCGTGCAAGCACCAGGCGGACGGGCTCGCCCTGGGCGAGGGTCGTGGCATCCCGGACGACCGTCCCCTGCGCGTCCTCGCGCTGCACGATGGCGTAGCCGCGCTCGAGGCAGGCGAGCGGCGAGAACGCCGCCAGGCGCGCCTGCTCGCGCTCGAACGCGCCGCGCGCCGCCCCTACCTGCCGCTCGACCGTGCGCTGCAGGCGCTCCCGATCGTGCCCGACGCGCGCCCGGGCCGCCGCCAGCACGGCGCGTGGCTCGTGCTTGCCGAGCGCGGCGACGAGGCGACGGAGCTCGCGGCGATCCCAGGCGACGCGGCGCACGAGCGCCTGGCGCGCCCGGGTGGCGAGGTCGTCCACGCGCAGCGTCGCGTCGGCCACCCGCCGCCGCGGATCGCCGAGCCGACGGCCGAGGCCGTCGAGCCGCGTGCCCGCGAGGTGCAGGCGCCGCTCGAGACCGCCGCGCAGCCGGTCGCGACATTGCGCGACGCGGCGCGCGAGCTCGCGGCGGTCGGGCACGACCAGCGACGCGGCGGCGGTCGGCGTCGGTGCGCGCACGTCGGCGACGAAGTCGGCGATCGTGAAGTCGACCTCGTGCCCGACGGCGGAGACGACGGGCACGCGCGACGCCGCAATCGCGCGCGCCACGACCTCCTCGTTGAACGCCCACAGGTCCTCGAGCGAGCCACCGCCCCGCCCCACCACCAGCACCTCGACGTCCGGGAGAGCGTGGAGGGCGGCGATGCCGCGGGCGATCTCCTCGGCCGCGCCGGGGCCCTGCACCCGCACGGGCCGGATGACGACGCGCGCCGCCGGCCAGCGATCGCCGAGGACGCGCAGCATGTCGTGCACGGCGGCGCCCGCGAGCGCGGTCACGAGCCCGATCGTGCCCGGCGTCGGCGGCAAAGACCGCTTGCGCTCCTGGTCGAACAGGCCCTCGGCCGCGAGCCTCGCCTTCAGCTGCTCGAACGCGAGGCGCAGCGCCCCCAGGCCGAGCGGCTCCATGTGGTCCGCGTAGATCTGCAACCGACCACGCCAGACGCCGACCCGGCCGTACACGACCACCTCGGTGCCGTTGGTGGGCTCGAAGACGAGCTGCATGAGCTCGCGCCGGAACATGGCGGCGTCGAGCTGGGCGGTCTCGTCCTTCAGGCTGAAGTAGAGGTGCCCTGAATCCGCGCGCCGGCAGTTCGACAGCTCGCCCGCGACCCAGACCTTGCCGATCTCGGCATCGAGCGCGCCGGCGATGCGCGCAGAGAGCTCCGAGACGCTGAGAACGCGCGGCTGGCGTCGGAGCCCGACGCCCACGCTAGGAGGCCGACCCAAGACTGCGTCTTGGGTCGGTACCGAGTACCGCGGCCTCGTGGAACGCGCGACCGGCATACCGCGAACGCCCCATGTCTCCCGTCCTCCCCGACCCAAGACACAGTCTTGGGTCGGCGTTCCTAGTCTTCGCGCTTCGCGACGAAGGTCTTGAAGACCTGCCAGCTCTTCAAGAGCTCGAGCGCGCGATCGAGCTGCGGATCGGACCCGAGCTCGCCTTCCTTCACGCCGGGCGCCGGTGCGTCGGACGCGTCCGGCTCGGCCTCCTCGCCGTCGGCCGGGACCTTCACGCCCTGCGGGTGCTCCAGATGACGCGGCAGGTTCGCCTCGCGCAGCGACGTCACCGACGACGAGTTGTTGTCGCCCTTCGCGACCTTCGTGCCCTGGTCCATGGTGATGTCGGGGACAATGCCGGTCGCCTGGATGGAGCGGCCGTTCGGCGTGTAGTAGCGCGCCGTCGTCAGACGCAGGGCGGAGCTCTCGTCCATCGGCAGGATGGTCTGCACCGATCCCTTGCCGAACGTCGTCGTGCCGAGCACGAGCGCGCGCTTGTGGTCCTGCAGGGCGCCTGCGACGATCTCGGAGGCGCTCGCGCTGCCGCCGTTCACCAGCACGACCATCGGGAAGTCCGACCACGTGCTCGGCTTGTGTGCGAAGTACTTCTGCTTCTGGTTCTCGAGGCGGCCGTCGGTGTAGACGATGAGCCCCGCGTCGAGGAACATGTCGCTCACCTTCACGGCCTGCGTGAGGAGCCCGCCGGGGTTGTTGCGCAGATCGAGCACCACGCCCTGCAACCCGCCCGACTCCTTGTCGAGCTGGCGGACGGCGTGCTCGAGGTCGTCGTCGGTCCGCTCCTGGAACTGCGTCAGGCGGAGGTACGCGTAGCCCTTCTCGAGCATCTTGTACTTGACGCTCTGGATCTTGATGACCTCGCGCGTGAGCGTGACGTCGAAGACCTGCGTCGGGTTGTCGCGCTTGATCGTCAGGCGGACCTTCGTGTCCTTGGGGCCGCGCATGTGCTTCACGGCCTCGACCAGCGACATGTCCTTCGTGAACTCGCCGTCGATCTTGAGGATGACGTCGCCCGACTTGATCCCGGCGCGGTAGGCGGGCGTGTCCTCGATCGGCGCCACGACCGTGAGCATGCCGCTCTTGTTCGTGATCTCGATGCCGAGCCCGCCGAAGCTGCCCTTCGTCTCGACCTGTAGCTCCTTGTAGAGCTCGGGCGTGAGATACGCGCTGTGCGGATCGAGCGAGGTGAGCATGCCGTTGATGGCCCCCTCGATCAGCTGCTTGGTCGGCACTTCGTCGACGTAGTTCTTCTGGATGATCGCGAGGATGTTCGTGAACGTCTCGAGGCCTTCGTACGACTCCTTCGAGGCGGCTCCGACCTTGCGGACTTCCAGGAATTCCGACGCGGCGACACCGGCGAGGAACGCCAGGACGATCGCCACTCCCACACCGGTTCGTCGCTTGCGCATCAACATAATGGGCTCTGGTGCTCTGTTATACGCGGCCGGCGGCCGAGACGAAACCACCTCGCAGAGGCCTAATGCCCGGGCGTTCCGGAGACGCCGGTGTCGGTCGCCAGGAGGGCCTCGATGGCCGCCACCTGCTTCGGGGTGTCCCAGGTCCTCGGCCCGATGACCCGCTCGACGATCCGTCCCGATCGGTCGAGGAGGAAGCTCTCCGGGTAGCCCCAGACGCCGTAGTTCCGACCCACATCGCCTTGCGGATCGACGAGGACGGGAAACGTGATCTTCATCTCCTTGGCAAACTTCTTGACACCCTCGACGTCGCCCTCGTCCTGGCTGACGGCCAGCAGGACGAAGCCGCGGTCCTTCAAGCGCTGGTAGAGACGCTCCATCGACGGCATCTCCTCGCGGCAGGGCGGACACCAGGTCGCCCACAGGTTCACGAGCACCACCTGCCCGCGGTATGCCGAGAGGCGAATGGCTTGCCCGGCGAGATCGGGCAGTGCAAAGTCGGGCGCCATCGCCAGCGATCGCCCCCGACCCCAGAGCGCCAGGACGAGGATCCCGACGCCGATCGCCGCCGTGACGGCGGCGATCCTCACGCCGCGGCGGTTTGCCATGTGCGCTGTCGCCGCACGAGGGCGACGCCGATCGGCACGAGGACCAGCGCCGTCAGCTGCGCCGAGGTGAGCCCGAAGGCGATCACCGGCTCGATGCGCAGGAACTCGACGAAGAACCGGGCGGTCGCCGACAGGATCAGATACCAGCCGAAGATCGTCCCCTCGGGGGGCGATCGCCTTCGCATCCGCCACAGGATCGCGAAGATGACGAGGTAGAGAATCGTCTCGTAGACGGGCGTCGGGTGGACGCGGACGCCGGGCGGATAGGGCCAGCCGACGACCGCGTAGGGATACGCCATGCCCCACGGGAGCTTCGTCTCGATGCCCCAGTCGCCGTCGCCCGAGAGCTGACAGCCGATGCGGCCGATCGCCTGCCCCATCACGATCGCGGGCGCGACCGCGTCGGCGCCCGCGAGCCAGCGGATGCCGGTCCGGCGAAAGAGGAACGTGACCGCCGCCGCGCCGCCGGCGAGCCCGCCGTAGAAGACGAATCCCTTGCCCGTGAGCAGGTACTCGAGTGGATGGGCGAGGAAGTCGCCGAAGCTCTCGAAGATCACCCACAGGCGCGACCCGATGATGCCGCCGACCGCCGCATACACGAGCGCGCGCGAGGCGGCGTCCGGATCCCAGCCGCGGCGCTCGAACTCGAGCGACGCGACCTTGCCCGCGGCGAGGAACGCCAGCGCGAGGCAGATGCCGAAGACGTGGATCGGGATCGGACCGATGTGAAGGTTGTCGGGGATCAACGCGGAGCGCGAGTGTAGCTGAGGGTCGGGGGCGGTGCTACAAGGCCGGTCGTGCGAGCGGTGGTGCAGCGCGTGCGCGAGGCACGCGTGCTGGTCGACGGCGACGTCGTCGGCGAGATCGACCGCGGCCTGTGCGTGCTGCTGGGCGTGTCGGCGGCCGACTCCGAGGCCGAGGCCGATCGCCTGTGCCAGAAGATCGTCGGGCTGCGCATCTTCGAGGACGAGCGCGGCCAGATGAACAAAGCCGTGGACGAGGTCGGCGGCGCGCTGCTCGTGGTCTCGCAGTTCACGCTGCACGCCGACTGCCGCAAGGGCCGGCGGCCTTCGTTCCAGAGCGCCGCCCCGGCCGAGCGGGCGAAGAGCCTCTACGAGCACTTCGTCACGCAGGCCCGGCGCGGCGCGGTCCCGGTCCAGACCGGACGGTTCCAGGCCCACATGGCCCTCGCGCTGGTGAACGACGGGCCGGTCACGATCGTGCTCGACACCGCCGAATGGAACTGACCGTGGCACGCGCCGGCTTCACCGCCATCCACTCGGGCAGGATCACCTTCGGCAAGGACGGGCGCTGGTACTGCGACGACGAGATCATTCCGAACAAGGCCATCTGCCGCCTGTACGCCAGGGCCATGACGATCGACGCCGACGGCATCGCGCGCCTGCGCCTCGGCGAGGACGAGGCGCACGTCACGATCGAGGACACGCCGTGGGTGGTCGTGCAGGTCGAAGGCGGTCCCGCGCGCGGCTTCCAGATCCTCTTGAACGACGAGACGCTCGAGCCGCTCGATCCGGCGACGCTGCGCGTGGGTCCGGACAACGTCCTCTACTGCCGCGTGAAGGACGCCAGGCACGAGGCGCGGTTCCTGCGCCCCGCCTACTACGAGCTCATGCGCCACTGCGTCCCGGGCCCCGAGGGGACGCTCGTCCTTCCCGTCGGCTCCCTGCGAGTGACGCTCGCCTGACGCCGTGCATGTCGTCCTGGTCGCCCCGGAGATCCCGCAGAACACCGGCTCGATCGGACGGCTGTGCGTGGCGACGGGCACCCGGCTCCACCTGGTCGAGCCGCTCGGGTTCATCGTCGACGACAAGCACGTCCGCCGCGCCGGCCTCGACTACTGGGAGTACGTGCAGCTCACGCGGCACGCGAGCTGGGAAGCCTTCCTCGCCGGGCGACCGCGCGGGCGGCTCCTCCTGTTCGCGGCGCGCCCCCCGGGACCGTCGTACACGACGGTCCGCTACGCACCCGACGACATCCTCGTCTTCGGCTGCGAGAGCCGCGGGCTGCCGCCCGAAATCCGCGACGCGTACCCCGACGCCACCTACACCATTCCCATCCACGGCCCGCACGTGCGAAGCCTGAACCTCGCCAACGCGGTCGCCATCGTGCTCTACGAGGCGCTCCGCCAGCAGGGAGCCGTCTGATGCGGAACCTGTCGTGGACCTCGCTCCTCCTCCTGGCCGCGTGCACGGCCCTGCCGCTGCCGAAGAATGCCACCTACCATTCGTCGGACGCCGATCTCGGCGTCACGCGTATCGTGCACGGCTCGCTCGTCATCGAGATGGAGCAGACGCGGGTCCTGATCGACCCGTGGTTCAACTCCGGCTTCACGACCCGGCAGACCGAGCCGCTCGGGCTCCTGCCCGGCGGCCTCCCCGAGCTCTCGGCCGTCGTCATCACGCACAAGCACACGGAGCACTTCGACCCCGAGGTGTTGCGCGAGCTCGCGAAGAAGGTGCCCCGCGCGATCGGGCCGCCGGCCGTCGCCGACGCGCTCCGCAGCCTCGGCTTCAAGGAGGTCACGCCGCTCGACTGGTGGGATCGGACCGAGGTCGGTCCGATCCACGTGACCGCGGTCCCGTCCAACCACTCCGCGCCCGAGAACGGGTACGTGCTCGCCACCGATCGCGCGCGCGCGTACTTCGCCGGCGACACGCGCTACTTCGACGGCATGGCGGACATCGCGACCGCGTTTCCCCACCTCGACGTCGCC
This genomic stretch from Candidatus Eisenbacteria bacterium harbors:
- a CDS encoding farnesyl diphosphate synthase, which codes for MDLARYLDGRRRLVERALARAFPATRATLRQAIRYSLLAGGKRVRPILTLAAGEVVGAAPRTTMPFACALELIHTYSLVHDDLPAMDDDDLRRGRPTSHAVYGEGTAILVGDALLTEAFGVMARARGVAPKRTLAAIDEAARAAGELGMVGGQALDLAAEGTSPTLATVRGIHARKTGALIRAAVRVGGIVGGAPPATLRRLTRYGEQLGLAFQIADDILDALEDGDADGRTDRELGKATYPGTLGMDGARRHAHRARDAATAALAPFGRRAEPLAALAAYVVERADVAAERAARA
- a CDS encoding exodeoxyribonuclease VII small subunit, giving the protein MAKDASATPRFEDSLAELEAVVRRLEQGELPLEDSLAAFERGMGLVRELSKRLEDIEKRVEVLLEREDGTRTLRPLDDEE
- the xseA gene encoding exodeoxyribonuclease VII large subunit, yielding MGVGLRRQPRVLSVSELSARIAGALDAEIGKVWVAGELSNCRRADSGHLYFSLKDETAQLDAAMFRRELMQLVFEPTNGTEVVVYGRVGVWRGRLQIYADHMEPLGLGALRLAFEQLKARLAAEGLFDQERKRSLPPTPGTIGLVTALAGAAVHDMLRVLGDRWPAARVVIRPVRVQGPGAAEEIARGIAALHALPDVEVLVVGRGGGSLEDLWAFNEEVVARAIAASRVPVVSAVGHEVDFTIADFVADVRAPTPTAAASLVVPDRRELARRVAQCRDRLRGGLERRLHLAGTRLDGLGRRLGDPRRRVADATLRVDDLATRARQALVRRVAWDRRELRRLVAALGKHEPRAVLAAARARVGHDRERLQRTVERQVGAARGAFEREQARLAAFSPLACLERGYAIVQREDAQGTVVRDATTLAQGEPVRLVLARGRARAHIDSTES
- a CDS encoding S41 family peptidase; protein product: MRKRRTGVGVAIVLAFLAGVAASEFLEVRKVGAASKESYEGLETFTNILAIIQKNYVDEVPTKQLIEGAINGMLTSLDPHSAYLTPELYKELQVETKGSFGGLGIEITNKSGMLTVVAPIEDTPAYRAGIKSGDVILKIDGEFTKDMSLVEAVKHMRGPKDTKVRLTIKRDNPTQVFDVTLTREVIKIQSVKYKMLEKGYAYLRLTQFQERTDDDLEHAVRQLDKESGGLQGVVLDLRNNPGGLLTQAVKVSDMFLDAGLIVYTDGRLENQKQKYFAHKPSTWSDFPMVVLVNGGSASASEIVAGALQDHKRALVLGTTTFGKGSVQTILPMDESSALRLTTARYYTPNGRSIQATGIVPDITMDQGTKVAKGDNNSSSVTSLREANLPRHLEHPQGVKVPADGEEAEPDASDAPAPGVKEGELGSDPQLDRALELLKSWQVFKTFVAKRED
- a CDS encoding TlpA disulfide reductase family protein, encoding MRIAAVTAAIGVGILVLALWGRGRSLAMAPDFALPDLAGQAIRLSAYRGQVVLVNLWATWCPPCREEMPSMERLYQRLKDRGFVLLAVSQDEGDVEGVKKFAKEMKITFPVLVDPQGDVGRNYGVWGYPESFLLDRSGRIVERVIGPRTWDTPKQVAAIEALLATDTGVSGTPGH
- a CDS encoding prolipoprotein diacylglyceryl transferase → MIPDNLHIGPIPIHVFGICLALAFLAAGKVASLEFERRGWDPDAASRALVYAAVGGIIGSRLWVIFESFGDFLAHPLEYLLTGKGFVFYGGLAGGAAAVTFLFRRTGIRWLAGADAVAPAIVMGQAIGRIGCQLSGDGDWGIETKLPWGMAYPYAVVGWPYPPGVRVHPTPVYETILYLVIFAILWRMRRRSPPEGTIFGWYLILSATARFFVEFLRIEPVIAFGLTSAQLTALVLVPIGVALVRRQRTWQTAAA
- the dtd gene encoding D-aminoacyl-tRNA deacylase; this encodes MRAVVQRVREARVLVDGDVVGEIDRGLCVLLGVSAADSEAEADRLCQKIVGLRIFEDERGQMNKAVDEVGGALLVVSQFTLHADCRKGRRPSFQSAAPAERAKSLYEHFVTQARRGAVPVQTGRFQAHMALALVNDGPVTIVLDTAEWN
- a CDS encoding tRNA (cytidine(34)-2'-O)-methyltransferase: MHVVLVAPEIPQNTGSIGRLCVATGTRLHLVEPLGFIVDDKHVRRAGLDYWEYVQLTRHASWEAFLAGRPRGRLLLFAARPPGPSYTTVRYAPDDILVFGCESRGLPPEIRDAYPDATYTIPIHGPHVRSLNLANAVAIVLYEALRQQGAV
- a CDS encoding MBL fold metallo-hydrolase, whose product is MRNLSWTSLLLLAACTALPLPKNATYHSSDADLGVTRIVHGSLVIEMEQTRVLIDPWFNSGFTTRQTEPLGLLPGGLPELSAVVITHKHTEHFDPEVLRELAKKVPRAIGPPAVADALRSLGFKEVTPLDWWDRTEVGPIHVTAVPSNHSAPENGYVLATDRARAYFAGDTRYFDGMADIATAFPHLDVAFLPIGGERLMGLKRTMGPAEAVDAARLLDPRRIVPIGYGAGSGSPFVWYASDPIATFRDEAKAAGIAPDRIVVLEPGESWHYYR